Proteins encoded by one window of Engraulis encrasicolus isolate BLACKSEA-1 chromosome 23, IST_EnEncr_1.0, whole genome shotgun sequence:
- the LOC134440375 gene encoding sorting nexin-12-like isoform X1 has product MSEPTVADTRRLNTKPQDLTDAYGPPSNFLEIDVYDPQTVGVGRNRFTTYEVRMRTNLPIFKTKDSVVRRRYSDFEWLKNELERDSKIVVPPLPGKALKRQLPFRGDEGIFEEAFIEERRAGLEQFINRIAGHPLAQNERCLHMFLQDEGIDRNYVPGKVRQ; this is encoded by the exons ATGTCTGAGCCCACTGTTGCTGACACTCGCCGCTTAAACACCAAACCCCAAGACCTGACGGACGCTTATGGGCCACCAAGCAACTTCCTAGAAATCGATGTCTATGACCCGCAGACGGTTGGAGTAGGTCGGAACCGCTTCACCACTTATGAAGTGCGGATGCGG ACAAACCTACCTATCTTCAAGACGAAGGACTCCGTTGTGCGAAGACGATACAGTGACTTTGAGTGGTTGAAGAACGAGCTTGAGAGAGACAGCAAG atTGTAGTGCCCCCTCTACCTGGCAAAGCTCTGAAGCGCCAGCTGCCCTTCCGTGGGGATGAAGGTATCTTTGAAGAGGCCTTCATAGAGGAGCGGCGTGCTGGCTTGGAGCAGTTCATCAACAG AATCGCCGGACACCCGTTGGCCCAGAACGAGCGCTGTCTCCACATGTTCCTCCAGGACGAGGGCATCGACCGCAACTACGTTCCTGGAAAAGTACGGCAGTAG
- the LOC134440375 gene encoding sorting nexin-12-like isoform X2 yields the protein MSEPTVADTRRLNTKPQDLTDAYGPPSNFLEIDVYDPQTVGVGRNRFTTYEVRMRTNLPIFKTKDSVVRRRYSDFEWLKNELERDSKIVVPPLPGKALKRQLPFRGDEGIFEEAFIEERRAGLEQFINRIAGHPLAQNERCLHMFLQDEGIDRNYVPGKV from the exons ATGTCTGAGCCCACTGTTGCTGACACTCGCCGCTTAAACACCAAACCCCAAGACCTGACGGACGCTTATGGGCCACCAAGCAACTTCCTAGAAATCGATGTCTATGACCCGCAGACGGTTGGAGTAGGTCGGAACCGCTTCACCACTTATGAAGTGCGGATGCGG ACAAACCTACCTATCTTCAAGACGAAGGACTCCGTTGTGCGAAGACGATACAGTGACTTTGAGTGGTTGAAGAACGAGCTTGAGAGAGACAGCAAG atTGTAGTGCCCCCTCTACCTGGCAAAGCTCTGAAGCGCCAGCTGCCCTTCCGTGGGGATGAAGGTATCTTTGAAGAGGCCTTCATAGAGGAGCGGCGTGCTGGCTTGGAGCAGTTCATCAACAG AATCGCCGGACACCCGTTGGCCCAGAACGAGCGCTGTCTCCACATGTTCCTCCAGGACGAGGGCATCGACCGCAACTACGTTCCTGGAAAA GTGTGA